The DNA region TGCGGCGCGCCTCACTGGGCCGCTTCGAGGCGCTGGCGGCGCAAGACGGCCAGGGATGGGGAGATCGGGTAACCCCGCTGGTGGGCGACCTGACCGCGGAGAATCTCGGGCTGAGCGACACCGCGATCGCCGAACTCGGCGACATCGACCACGTGCTGCATTGCGCGGCCATCTACGACATCACCGCCGGTGCGGCCGAGCAGCAGGCGGCCAACGTCGAGGGCACCCGTGCGGTGATCGGACTGGCCAAGCGACTCGACGCCACGCTGTCACATCTCTCCTCGATCGCGGTGGCCGGTGACTACGCCGGCGAGTTCACCGAAGACGACTTCGACATCGGCCAGCAGTTACCGACCCCGTATCACCAGACCAAGTTCGAAGCCGAAGCGCTGGTGCGCTCGGCGCCGGGACTGCGGTACCGGGTGTTCCGTCCGGCGGTGGTGGTGGGCGATTCCCGCACCGGCGAGATGGACAAGATCGACGGGCCCTACTACTTCTTTCCGCTGCTGGCCAGGCTGGCGGCACTGCCCCGGCTCACCCCGATGGCGGTGCCCGACACCGGTCGCACCAATGTGGTTCCGGTCGACTACGTCGTCGACGCACTGCTCGAACTGATGCACGCCGACGGCTACGACGGGCGCACCTTCCATCTGACCGCGCCGAAGTCGATCGGGCTGCCCGACATCTACCGGGCCGTCGCGACCGAGGCCGGACTGCCGCCGCTGCGCGCCACCCTGCCCGGCGCGGTGGCCGCCCCGGTGCTCAACGTCGGTGGCCGGGCCCGGGTGTGGCGCAACATGATCGCCACCCAGCTGGGTCTGCCCGCCGAGGTGCTCGATCTGGTGAATCTGCGGCCGACCTTCGTCGCCGACGCCACCCGTGCCGCGCTGGCACGGGCGGGTGCGACCGCCGTCGAGTCGCCCGACTTCGCCGACTACGCCCCGCGGCTGTGGCGGTACTGGGCGGCTCACCTGGACCCCGACCGTGCCCGCCGCGACGATCCGGCCGGGCCGCTGGTCGGGCGGCACGTGGTGATCACCGGGGCGTCCAGCGGAATCGGGCGGGCCTCGGCGATAGCGGTGGCCGAGCGCGGCGGTGTGGTCTTCGCGCTGGCCCGCAGCGGATCTGCACTCGACGATCTGGTGGCCGAGATCCGGGCCGCCGGCGGGCAGGCGCACGCATTCACCTGTGACATCACCGATTCGGCGTCGGTGGAGCACACCGTCAAGGACATCCTGGGGCGGTTCGGGCACGTCGACTACCTGGTGAACAACGCCGGCCGGTCGATCCGTCGCTCGGTGGTCAACGCCAGCGACCGACTGCACGACTACGAACGCACGATGGCGGTCAACTACTTCGGCGCGGTGCGGATGGTGCTGGCGTTGCTGCCGCACTGGCGGGAACGCCGATTCGGTCACGTCGTCAACGTCTCCAGCGAAGGGGTGCTGGCACACAGTCCCAAATACAGCGCGTACGTGCCCACCAAGGCTGCGTTGGACGCGTTCGCCGATGTGGTGTCGACCGAGACGCTGTCGGATCACATCACTTTCACCACCATCCACATGCCGCTGGTGGCCACGCCGATGATCGCGCCGACCGGCAACCTGGTCCCGATGGGAGCGATCAGCGCCGAGCACGCGGCGGCCATGGTGATCCGCGGTCTGGTCGAGAAGCCGGATCGGATCGACACCCCGCTGGGCACGCTGGCCGAGGTCGGCAATTACGTCGCACCGGGGCTGGCCCGCCGGATGCTGCACCAGCTTTATCTGGGCTACCCGGACTCACCGGCCGCTCGCGGTGTGGCGTCGACTGAAGACGCCACACCCGTTGCGGCCCAGCCGACTCCCCGCCATCCGAAGCGGCCGTCGCGGGCGATCCCGCAGGTACGGGTGCCGCGGGCGATCAAGCGGGCGGTGCGGTTGGTGCCGGGCGTGCACTGGTGACGGCCCGGCGCAGGATGCGCTCGGCATCCGCGGCCATGTCCTCGACGATGTCGGCGGCCGAGCGAACCATGCCGATCTGACCGACCCCCTCCCCGACCAGGACGGCGGCGGTATCGAAATCTTCGTCCGCAACGGCCCGCTGGTAGTCGGCTACCGCCTCGCCGAGTGCCCCCCGCAGCTCGGTTTCCCTCCCGTGCCAGGTGTCGCCGAAGGAATTGCGCAGCGCACGAGCGGTGTACTCCGCCGGCCAATCGAGTCCCCGGACGATGTCATAGACACCGGTCCGGTAGGTGTCGTCACCGCCGGCGTCCAACGCCCGCCGCTGTGCCCGCGGTGACACCAGTGCTTCCCGAGACGCCCAGAGCCGAGTGCCCACCAGCACTCCGTCGGCCCCCAGCATCAGGGCCGCCGCCAGCCCTCGCCCGTCGACGACTCCACCGGCGGCCACCACCAATGTTTCCGGGGCATGTGCGGCGACCAGATCGGCGACCTCGGGCAGCAGGGTGAAAGTGGAACGGGCACTCATCCCGTGCCCACCCGCCTCACCGCCCTGCGCCACCAGGACGTCGACGCCGGCCTGCAGTGCCCGACGCGCCTGAGCCACCGTTTGAATCTGCCCGATGAGCGGTACCCCGGCACCCCGGATCCGGTCGGCGAACGGATGCAGATCCCCGAAGGACAGCATGACCGCCGCGGGCCGGTGCGCCAGCGCCAGATCGAGGGCTTCCGACCCCGAGGTCAACCGCCAGGTGATGAACCCGTAGCCGACGCGAGCTCCGGTGGCTTCGGTGATCTGGGTGCGTAGCCACGACGGATCGCCGTAGCCGCCGCCGATGAGCCCCAGCCCGCCGGCCCCGGTCACCGCTGCCGCCAGGCGCCCGCCGGAGGCCAGCGCCATCGGCGCCGACAGGATCGGGTGTTCGATGCCGAAATATTCGGTAAGGCGCGTGGTGAGCGTCATCGTTTCCTCCCGGCCAGTGCAGATGCGAGCGTATGCCCGCGGTCCCCTCCCGATCATCCGCCGGCAGGACCGCCCGCAGTGTCACCATCCGGCGGGGGCGTGTTCGGCCGCAAGCCCGAGAACTCTTCCTCAGTCAACGGTTCCCGGTGGCGCCACCCATTCCGTGGGCTGACCGGTGATGGTCGCTATCCGATCGAAGTCTCGGTCATAGTGCAGCACCACGAGCCGGGCACGTTCGGCAGCCGCGGCGATGAGCAGATCGCCGAGTTTCACCGCGCGGTGTAGACCTTCGGCAGCGAGCGCACCTTGCACCTCGAATGCGCGGTCCATCACGTCCTGATCGACCGTCGCCTGGGGCCAGGGCGATCGAGCGTGCCGGGTGCGTTTCCAGTCCGCCCCGTTGCGGGCGCTGACCCCGGCTTCGAGGTCGGTGATGGTGCAGCGGGCCACCAGCCCGGCCTCCATCAGCGGGATGAGTCGCTGCGCGACGGCCGGCTTGGTCACCCGGGCTACGGCGGAGGTGTCGCCGAGAAAATAGGCGCTTAAGCCCACGCAGACCTGCGCTGCTCATCGGCGGCCAGCTCAGCACTGCCCGCCACCGCCTCAGGTTGCAGCAGGGCCTCACGGCGCTGGGCGAGCGCCAACACCTCGGCCAGGGCCTCGTTCACCGTCGCCTTCACCGTCGACGTGCCGAGTAACAGCCGCACCTGCTCAAGCCGGTCGTCATCGACATCGATCAACCGCTTCGTCATCCGTCGAGTATATCCAATAGGGCATGAATGGATATCCATTGTGGCCTCTGCGCCGGGTCACTCATAGCTGCCCTCCAGGTACCACCGCCGCAGCCGGTAGCACAGCAGCAGCGCCCGCCCGGGCGCCCCGTTCTCAGGTGAGTCCTCCAGCAGCGCCTGCACCCGTGCGGTGCGCCCCGATCCGGGCCCCTCGCGCTGCGGATCCCACCACCGTTCGTCGACCGGCCAGGGTCCGGCCCACCAGCGCAGCCGATCTTCCCGGCCCGGAGCGACCAGCCACGCCGGGTCGGCGGTGAACAGTCCCCGGCCGGTTACCCGGATCGGATTGCGTTCGGCGTCAAGAAGTTCCACCGGATCGTCGAGCAGCACCGCCGGCGACGGCTCGGGCAGCCGGCCGGGCCACGGTTGGCGCGGGTCGGCCATCGGTACCGGCTCGTCACCCAACGGGGTCAAGGTGACGCGTTCCGCGGGACCGCGGCCGCCGGAGAGCACCGGTACCCGCACCGCTTCGGGGCCGAGCAGACCCTGCACCCGTACCAGGGCACGGCGGGCCCGCAGTCGATCCTCCTCGCCGAGGCCGCCCCACAACGGCAGTTGCAGCGCCTCGGTCGCCGAGAGCAGCTCCACCGGAGCCAACCGCAGCAGCGTCACCGGGCCGGTGGGACGCTCGGAGGAGATGCGACTGTTCAACCAGCCGTCCAGTTGCCAGCGCACCCGATCGGCGGTGGCGTCCTCGGTCAACGGCTCGGCGCACCGCCACACCCGGGTCAGCTCTTGCCCGGTGGCGGTGACGGCATGGATGGCCAGCCGGGTGCAGCCGACGCCGGCGGCCATCAGCGTCCGGTGCAGCACGGCGGCCAGCGACCGGCCGGCGAACGCCGCGGCGTCCACCCGGTCGATCGGCGGGTCGCAGTGCAGTACCGCGTCGAGGTCCGGGGTGGGCTCCCGCCCGGACGGCCCCCGTTCCGGCTCGGCACGGGCGAACCGGTGCACGGTGAGCGCGTCGGGGCCGAACCGCGAGGTGACGTCCGGGCGGGGCAGCGCGGCGAACTGTCCGATGGTCCGGATCCCCAGGCGCCACAACAGATCGACCAGTCCGTCACGCCCCGGACCGGACAGGCTGGGCTCGGCGGCCAGCTGCCGGATCGACAGCGCCGATAGGAACCTGGCGTCCGTGCCGGGCGGCACCACGGCGCCGGCCCGGGCGGCGAGCACCGCGGTGGAGAGCCCGTCGGCGATCCCGACCTGACATTCGGCATTCGCCACCGCGGCCACCGCGTCGATGAGCCGTTCGGCAGCGACCTGTTCGGACCCGAACGCGCGCACCGCACCGCGCACCGAAACCACCAGCAGTCCGGGCCGCAGCACCTCGGCGGCCGGGATCAGGTCATCCACCGCGGCCAGGACCGGCTCGAACAATCGGGCGTCGCGGTCGGTGTCGGCGGCCACCACGTGCAGCACCGGACAGCGGGCGGCGGCTTCCCGCCGCCGTAGCCCGCGCCGTACCCCGGCCGCGCGGGCCCCCGCCGAACAGGCGACCACCCGGTTGGCCAGGGTGACCGCGACCGGTGCGGTGGCCGGCAGTCCCGCCGCGGCAGCCGCGGCGACCGCGGGCCAGTCCATGCACCACAGCGCCAGCACTCGAGAGTCAGCCATGACCGGACTCCGCTACCCGGCCCTGGTCCGACCGGCGGCGCGCCCGGCGGCCCGTACCTCCAGCCGCACCGCCCCGATCCGCCCGAACCCGGGAACCGCCGCGCAACCCGCGCCGCTCGCCACCTCGTAACCGCTGACCCGGGCATCGAGTCGCAGCGCCGACCCCTGCCAGTCCCCGCCGGAGAGCAGCAGGGCGCATCCCCGCTGCCGGGCCCGGGCCAGCACGACCCGGGTGCGCGCCGGCGACACCCGGCGGCCGCCGAGCCCGAGCACCACCAGATCCATGCCGTCCATCAGCACCGTGGCCACCTCCACCGGATCGTTGCCGGGGTCGGGGATCACCGCGAGCCGGCTCAGGTCGGCACCCATCTCCACCGCGGCCAGCAGTCCGACGTCCGGCTGGCCGACGATGGCCGCGTTACCGCCGGCCGCCGTCACCGCGGCCACCATGCCCAACATCAGCGACCGGGCCCCGGAGAGCACCGCCACCGTGCCCCGCGGCAGTCCGGCGGGCAGCACCCCGGCCAGCAACGACGGAACCGGCAACACCGTTTCCGCGGTCGGGATGACCGGCCCCGCACCGGGCCCCTGCCGGCCGGCACCCACTTTCCCGGCCACCACGGCCATCTGCTGCCGCAGCTGTTCCAGCTGCTCAGCGCGCTCTTCGGGGAGGATTCGGCGTCGCCCCAGGCCCACTACCGCCGTCATGACCGCCTCCGCAAAGAACTCGAATATGATCGAAAATATGTTCGATTGACCCGAGTGAACACTCCCCCACCGACAAACGTCAAGCCGGCCTTCCCGCCGGCGCACCACCGGTCCCGCGAGCCACATTCGCACCACATCGACGAGGCCTCGCCGGGCCTTTTAGTACAAAGTTCAAAATATGTAACACTGTTCCGCATGACCCGATCCGTGGAGACCGACGAGACCGACGAGACCGTCGAGACCGTCGACGCCCTGCCGCTGGGACCGGAGTCCCTGGTGTGGCGCTACTTCGGCGACAACCGGATGTATCTGATCGGCCCGCGGCCCGCGGTGCTGCAGAACATGCTCGCCGAACTCGGCCAGGGCGTACTGGACCACTCGGTGTTCTTCAGCGACACCGCCGCCCGCATCAAGCGTTCGCTGCCGCCGATCTTCATGACCGTCTACGGCGCCGAATCCGACAACCCCGGCCAGCAGGTGCGCGACTTCCACCGCGACATCAAGGGGCAGATGCCGGACGGAAACCGCTATCACGCCCTGGACCCCGAGACCTACTTCTGGGCGCACGCGACCTTCGTCGACCAGGTGCTGTATTTCGCCGACACCTTCGTCAAACGACTGACCCGCGCCGAAAAAGAGCAGATCTACCTCGAATCGAAGACCTGGTACCGCCGCTACGGCGTCAGCGACCGGGTGATGCCGGCCGACTATGCCGAATTCGAGCGGTACTGGAACCACATGCTGGACAAGATCATCGTCGACCACCCCACCGCCCGGTACGGCGTCGGCTACGTCACCAAGGGCTTCCCCTGCCCCAAAGGGGTGTCACCGGCACTGTGGCGGGTGATCGCAAAAATCTTCAACCCGCTCGCGGCGTTTCTGACCACCGGCGGCATGCCGCCGAGCACCCGCGCCCAACTGGGCCTGCCGTGGAGCGACCGGCAGGAGCGCCGCTATCAGCGGCTCGCCGCGGTCTGCCGGTCGCGGCCGGTCAACTGGGTGTGGGACCATCTGCCGATGCGACTGCGCTACAACGAGTTCGCCTATGCCGGCTACACCCGGGACTGACCCGGCGACCACCGCCATCCTCGATGCCGCGGTCGCCGAGTTCGAGCAGCACGGCATCCGGCGAGTCGCACTCGATGACGTCGCCCGCCGCGCCGGGGTCAGCCGCACCACCATCTACCGCCGGTTCGCCGGTCGCGACGAGCTGGTCGCCGCGGTCATCGACCGGGAGAACGCCGCGCTCTACGCCGATATCGCCGCCGAGCTGAAAGAGTCTCCACCTCAAGCGAATTACTATGTCGAGTCGTTCACCTCGGCGATCATGCAGTTCCGTCGGCACCGGGTGCTGAACCGGATGATCACCGACGAACCGGCATTGGTGCTGGAACTCTCCCGACAGCACTACAGCGCGATCGTGGACCGGATGTGCGATGCGCTGCGGGTGATCTTCCCGGCCGGATTCGCCGACCGCCTCGGCCCGCAGGTGCTCACCGAACTGGCCGACACCATCCTGCGCTACGCGGCGATGGTGCTGCTGTTGCCGGCCCGTGAACCGCTGGTCTCAGCCGAGGACGTCCGCCGCTTCGCGACCGCGCATTTCCTGCCCAGTCTTCCTGCGGCACTACGTGAAACGCCGGTGTAGCTCCCGGTTCACCAACGCGCCGCCGCAACCCCCGCCGAGGACTCGACGACCTCGGGCAGATAGCGCTCGGCCAGCACGGTCGCGATCGCCTCGATGTCGCCGGGCAGCGGATACATGTGGCGATACTGCAGCACCTGTTTGCCGATCAGCCCGAGCCGCTCGGTGAACGTCGGCACCCGGCACGGGTCCAGCAACGGACTGTTGAACGGCGCGCAGTCGGACCGCTGAAACTCGAAGGCGGCACTGATGCGCGGCGCGGCCCCGAGATCACTGCCGCGCCCACCCCAGTGCAGCACCGCCTGATTCCAGGCGAACAGGGTGCCGGCCGTGGCGGGCAGAGCCCGAATGTCTTGGAGATTGCGGACGACGGTGTTGTCCTCCCCGTCCCACCGGCGCTGGACGAAGCGCGGATCGCGGTGGGCGGGCAGCATGTACATGCATCCGTTGAGCGGGGTGGCATCGGAGAACGGCAGCCATACCGTCAGCGTCCGCGGCGAGTTGTCGTCATCGAGGGTCGCGCTCAGCCGGTCGCGGTGCGGCCCCCAGCCCACCGCGTCGTCGCTGGGGTTGACGTGCCAGACCCAGAAGTCCGGCAGCGCGCGATACCCCGGGCCCAGCACGTGGGAGAGGAACTCCGACAGTGACCGGAAGGCCTGCCACAGCTCGTCGTAGACGAAGGCGAACGCCAACGGGATCCCCCGCTGGAACAGCGTGGACACCGCAGCCCGGATGGGCGCCACGACCGATTCCGGAAGGGCGTCGGGAACCTGGACGTAGCCCTCCCGCTTCAAAACCGCCATCCGGGTGGCGAACTCACCGACCACCGCGGGTGCACAGGTCCCCCCGGCCTCTATCGACACTCCCGGGCACATCCGAACCCAGAACTCACGGCGCGAAACGTCGTCGACCGACAGCGCAGCGCTCATCGTGACTACTCCAACTCGGTGGCTATTCCCACTCGATAGTGCCGGGCGGTTTGCTGGTGACATCCAACACCACGCGGTTGACGTCGGGCACCTCATTGGTGATCCGAGTCGAGATCCTTTCCAGCACTTCGTAGGGCAGCCGGCTCCAGTCGGCGGTCATGGCGTCCTCACTGGACACCGGCCGCAGCACGATCGGATGCCCGTAGGTGCGGCCGTCGCCCTGCACCCCCACCGAACGGACGTCGGCCAACAGCACCACCGGGCACTGCCAGATCTGATGGTCCAGACCGGCGGCGGTCAGCTCCTCGCGGGCTATCGCGTCGGCCTGCCGCAACGTCGCCAGCCGCTCGCCGGTGACCTCGCCGACGATCCGGATGCCGAGTCCCGGCCCCGGGAACGGTTGCCGGGCAACGATCTCCTCCGGCAGCCCCAACTCGCGCCCGACCGCGCGCACCTCGTCTTTGAACAGCAGCCGCAGCGGCTCGACCAGGCTGAACTTCAAGTCGTCGGGCAGCCCGCCGACGTTGTGGTGGCTCTTGATGTTCGCGGTGCCGGCACCGCCGCCGGATTCCACCACGTCCGGATACAGCGTGCCCTGCACCAGGAACTCGACGTCGTGGTCCCCCAGTGTGTCGCGTACCGCGCCCTCGAAGGCCCGGATGAACTGCCGCCCGATGATCTTGCGTTTGCCCTCGGGATCGGTCACCCCGGCCAGCGCGTCGAGGAAGACGGCTTCGGCGTCGACGGTGACCAGTTTGGCTCCGGTGGCGGCCACGAAGTCGTTCTGCACCTGCTCGCGCTCCCCGGCGCGCAGCAGCCCGTGGTCGACGAACACACACGTCAGCCGGTCACCGATGGCCCGCTGCACCAAGGCCGCGGCCACCGCGGAGTCCACCCCGCCGGACAGCCCGCAGATGGCGTTGCCGTCGCCGATCTGTTCACGCACCTGCTCGATCAGCGCGTCGGCGATGTTGGCCGGCGTCCAGGACGCGTCGATACCGGCGAACTCGTGCAGGAAGCGGCTGAGCACCCGCTGCCCGTAGGGGGTGTGCAGCACCTCGGGGTGGTACTGCACCCCGGCCAGCCCGCGGGCGCGGTGCTCGAACGCGGCCACCGGGGCTCCCGCGGTAGCGGCCACCACCGTGAACCCGTCCGGGGCGGCGGTGACGGCGTCGCCGTGGCTCATCCACACCGGTTGGGTGCTCGGCAGCCCCGAGTGCAACTCCCCGCCGGTCACCGTCAGCTCGGTGCGGCCGTACTCACTGGTTCCGGTGCGCTCGACGGTGCCGCCGAGCGCGGCAGCCATGGCCTGGAAGCCGTAGCAGATGCCGAACACCGGGATGCCGAGGTCGAACAACGCCGGATCGAGCCGCGGGGCGTCCTCGGCGTAGACGCTGGCCGGGCCGCCGGACAGCACGATCGCCCGCGGGTCGCGCGCGGCGATCTCTTCGACGGTCGCGGTGTGCGGGACGACTTCGGAGAACACCCGGGCCTCCCGGACCCGGCGGGCGATCAGTTGGGCGTACTGCGCGCCGAAGTCGATGACCAGCACGGGGCGAGACGATGGTGATGACACCGCAGTGAGTCTAGTGGCGGCAAAAGTTCGCCGGAGCGACGGCGGCATGGTGAAGTGGAGCAGGTACGTATCCGAAGCGAGCGCGCCGCACCATCGAAAAGGAGGGGCACCGTGCTGGGTCTGCCCGAAACGGTCCGGGCCTGCCTGTTCGACCTCGACGGGGTGCTCACCGACACCGCGAGTGTGCACACCCGCGCCTGGCAGGCCATGTTCGACGCCTACCTGTCGGCACACGCCGAACGCACCGGAGAGCCGTTCGTGCCGTTCGACCCGGTGGGCGATTATCAGCGCTTCGTCGACGGCCGGAAACGCGACGACGGGGTGCGTTCGTTCCTGGCCAGCCGCGGCATCACGCTGCCCGACGGCACCGACGACGATCCGCCCGAGGCCGAGACGGTGCACGGCCTGGGCAACCGCAAGAACGTGGCGTTCCAGGCGACCCTGCAGGCCGACGGGGTGGAGGTGTTCGACGGATCCCGGCGCTACCTGTCGGCGGTCACCGCGGCGGGCCTGGCCACCGCGGTGGTCTCGGCCAGTGCCAACGCCGGCGACGTGCTGGCGCTCACCGGGCTGGACCGGTTCATCGCCGAGCGGGTCGACGGCGTGACGCTGCGTACCGAGGGCATCGCGGGCAAGCCGGCCCCGGATTCGTTCCTGCGGGCCGCGCAACTGCTCGGCGTCGACCCGGCGGCCTGCGCGGTGTTCGAGGATGCGCTCGCGGGCGTGGCGGCCGGCCGGGCCGGCGGGTTCGGTGTCGTGGTCGGCATCGACCGGGTGGGCCAGCGGGCCGAATTGCTGAGCCACGGCGCCGACGTCGTCGTCACCGATCTGGAGGAACTGTTGTGAGGACCGACCGATGATCGCGCAGGACTACTTTCCGATCGAACCATGGCGGATCCGGGAGACGCACCTCGATCTGGATCTGCTCGGGCAGACCGAGTCGCTGTTCGCCCTGTCCAACGGGCACATCGGCCTGCGCGGCAACCTCGACGAGGGCGAACCGCACGGCCTGCCCGGCACCTACCTGAACTCGTTCTACGAGGTGCGGCCGCTGCCACACGCCGAGGCGGGCTACGGCTATC from Mycolicibacter sp. MU0083 includes:
- a CDS encoding SDR family oxidoreductase; its protein translation is MRYVVTGGTGFIGRRAVSRLLTTEPEAQVWLLVRRASLGRFEALAAQDGQGWGDRVTPLVGDLTAENLGLSDTAIAELGDIDHVLHCAAIYDITAGAAEQQAANVEGTRAVIGLAKRLDATLSHLSSIAVAGDYAGEFTEDDFDIGQQLPTPYHQTKFEAEALVRSAPGLRYRVFRPAVVVGDSRTGEMDKIDGPYYFFPLLARLAALPRLTPMAVPDTGRTNVVPVDYVVDALLELMHADGYDGRTFHLTAPKSIGLPDIYRAVATEAGLPPLRATLPGAVAAPVLNVGGRARVWRNMIATQLGLPAEVLDLVNLRPTFVADATRAALARAGATAVESPDFADYAPRLWRYWAAHLDPDRARRDDPAGPLVGRHVVITGASSGIGRASAIAVAERGGVVFALARSGSALDDLVAEIRAAGGQAHAFTCDITDSASVEHTVKDILGRFGHVDYLVNNAGRSIRRSVVNASDRLHDYERTMAVNYFGAVRMVLALLPHWRERRFGHVVNVSSEGVLAHSPKYSAYVPTKAALDAFADVVSTETLSDHITFTTIHMPLVATPMIAPTGNLVPMGAISAEHAAAMVIRGLVEKPDRIDTPLGTLAEVGNYVAPGLARRMLHQLYLGYPDSPAARGVASTEDATPVAAQPTPRHPKRPSRAIPQVRVPRAIKRAVRLVPGVHW
- a CDS encoding NAD(P)H-dependent flavin oxidoreductase, coding for MTLTTRLTEYFGIEHPILSAPMALASGGRLAAAVTGAGGLGLIGGGYGDPSWLRTQITEATGARVGYGFITWRLTSGSEALDLALAHRPAAVMLSFGDLHPFADRIRGAGVPLIGQIQTVAQARRALQAGVDVLVAQGGEAGGHGMSARSTFTLLPEVADLVAAHAPETLVVAAGGVVDGRGLAAALMLGADGVLVGTRLWASREALVSPRAQRRALDAGGDDTYRTGVYDIVRGLDWPAEYTARALRNSFGDTWHGRETELRGALGEAVADYQRAVADEDFDTAAVLVGEGVGQIGMVRSAADIVEDMAADAERILRRAVTSARPAPTAPPA
- a CDS encoding PIN domain nuclease, which encodes MTKPAVAQRLIPLMEAGLVARCTITDLEAGVSARNGADWKRTRHARSPWPQATVDQDVMDRAFEVQGALAAEGLHRAVKLGDLLIAAAAERARLVVLHYDRDFDRIATITGQPTEWVAPPGTVD
- a CDS encoding DUF2191 domain-containing protein, whose protein sequence is MTKRLIDVDDDRLEQVRLLLGTSTVKATVNEALAEVLALAQRREALLQPEAVAGSAELAADEQRRSAWA
- a CDS encoding DNA polymerase Y family protein, which codes for MADSRVLALWCMDWPAVAAAAAAGLPATAPVAVTLANRVVACSAGARAAGVRRGLRRREAAARCPVLHVVAADTDRDARLFEPVLAAVDDLIPAAEVLRPGLLVVSVRGAVRAFGSEQVAAERLIDAVAAVANAECQVGIADGLSTAVLAARAGAVVPPGTDARFLSALSIRQLAAEPSLSGPGRDGLVDLLWRLGIRTIGQFAALPRPDVTSRFGPDALTVHRFARAEPERGPSGREPTPDLDAVLHCDPPIDRVDAAAFAGRSLAAVLHRTLMAAGVGCTRLAIHAVTATGQELTRVWRCAEPLTEDATADRVRWQLDGWLNSRISSERPTGPVTLLRLAPVELLSATEALQLPLWGGLGEEDRLRARRALVRVQGLLGPEAVRVPVLSGGRGPAERVTLTPLGDEPVPMADPRQPWPGRLPEPSPAVLLDDPVELLDAERNPIRVTGRGLFTADPAWLVAPGREDRLRWWAGPWPVDERWWDPQREGPGSGRTARVQALLEDSPENGAPGRALLLCYRLRRWYLEGSYE
- a CDS encoding oxygenase MpaB family protein, which translates into the protein MTRSVETDETDETVETVDALPLGPESLVWRYFGDNRMYLIGPRPAVLQNMLAELGQGVLDHSVFFSDTAARIKRSLPPIFMTVYGAESDNPGQQVRDFHRDIKGQMPDGNRYHALDPETYFWAHATFVDQVLYFADTFVKRLTRAEKEQIYLESKTWYRRYGVSDRVMPADYAEFERYWNHMLDKIIVDHPTARYGVGYVTKGFPCPKGVSPALWRVIAKIFNPLAAFLTTGGMPPSTRAQLGLPWSDRQERRYQRLAAVCRSRPVNWVWDHLPMRLRYNEFAYAGYTRD
- a CDS encoding TetR/AcrR family transcriptional regulator, whose amino-acid sequence is MPATPGTDPATTAILDAAVAEFEQHGIRRVALDDVARRAGVSRTTIYRRFAGRDELVAAVIDRENAALYADIAAELKESPPQANYYVESFTSAIMQFRRHRVLNRMITDEPALVLELSRQHYSAIVDRMCDALRVIFPAGFADRLGPQVLTELADTILRYAAMVLLLPAREPLVSAEDVRRFATAHFLPSLPAALRETPV
- a CDS encoding phytanoyl-CoA dioxygenase family protein, translated to MSAALSVDDVSRREFWVRMCPGVSIEAGGTCAPAVVGEFATRMAVLKREGYVQVPDALPESVVAPIRAAVSTLFQRGIPLAFAFVYDELWQAFRSLSEFLSHVLGPGYRALPDFWVWHVNPSDDAVGWGPHRDRLSATLDDDNSPRTLTVWLPFSDATPLNGCMYMLPAHRDPRFVQRRWDGEDNTVVRNLQDIRALPATAGTLFAWNQAVLHWGGRGSDLGAAPRISAAFEFQRSDCAPFNSPLLDPCRVPTFTERLGLIGKQVLQYRHMYPLPGDIEAIATVLAERYLPEVVESSAGVAAARW
- the guaA gene encoding glutamine-hydrolyzing GMP synthase, with the translated sequence MSSPSSRPVLVIDFGAQYAQLIARRVREARVFSEVVPHTATVEEIAARDPRAIVLSGGPASVYAEDAPRLDPALFDLGIPVFGICYGFQAMAAALGGTVERTGTSEYGRTELTVTGGELHSGLPSTQPVWMSHGDAVTAAPDGFTVVAATAGAPVAAFEHRARGLAGVQYHPEVLHTPYGQRVLSRFLHEFAGIDASWTPANIADALIEQVREQIGDGNAICGLSGGVDSAVAAALVQRAIGDRLTCVFVDHGLLRAGEREQVQNDFVAATGAKLVTVDAEAVFLDALAGVTDPEGKRKIIGRQFIRAFEGAVRDTLGDHDVEFLVQGTLYPDVVESGGGAGTANIKSHHNVGGLPDDLKFSLVEPLRLLFKDEVRAVGRELGLPEEIVARQPFPGPGLGIRIVGEVTGERLATLRQADAIAREELTAAGLDHQIWQCPVVLLADVRSVGVQGDGRTYGHPIVLRPVSSEDAMTADWSRLPYEVLERISTRITNEVPDVNRVVLDVTSKPPGTIEWE
- a CDS encoding beta-phosphoglucomutase family hydrolase, encoding MLGLPETVRACLFDLDGVLTDTASVHTRAWQAMFDAYLSAHAERTGEPFVPFDPVGDYQRFVDGRKRDDGVRSFLASRGITLPDGTDDDPPEAETVHGLGNRKNVAFQATLQADGVEVFDGSRRYLSAVTAAGLATAVVSASANAGDVLALTGLDRFIAERVDGVTLRTEGIAGKPAPDSFLRAAQLLGVDPAACAVFEDALAGVAAGRAGGFGVVVGIDRVGQRAELLSHGADVVVTDLEELL